The Paramormyrops kingsleyae isolate MSU_618 chromosome 12, PKINGS_0.4, whole genome shotgun sequence region TGTGGGAAGGAGTGGCCCTACGTGGAAGTTCGGAAAATGGCACTGCTGACAGACAGCGAGCAGAGACATTTTGAGGAGACTATGGCAGCTCTGGCTGCTGCAAATTTCCATGAATATAAATCAGTAAGTATTATAGTGTGTGAGATAATCACCACCAGTCTGATTGTACCTGTAAGCATTACTGTCTCATCTTTAATAAATTGTACTTGACTGTGAATATTAGTATAATGTTGTGAATAAGTAGTTATGGAAAATAAACTTCATAAACTTATGCTTAATATTAGATGGCAATATACAGATCATGCCTCTATAGAACTTCGTGAGACCTGAGGGATTATCTTAGTTTTATTTGTCGGATTTCATAAACAAGGTCACTGAAAAAATTTGATTTTTCTTTACTTATATGAAGTGTCCTGGATGCCAGTCATCTGTGGAGAGGAAAGACTTGACCAATCTGAGCGTGCGCTGCACAGTCTGCACTGTCGTAATGGGTGGCACTTACGAATTTTGTTGGCAGTGCCTAAAGCAGTGGAAAGGACCTGCACCACGATCCGACTGCTGCAAGAATGAGGGCTGTACCAACAGGGATCTGTACCTGCTGCAAACATGCTCCATAGCTGTCCTGTTAGGTGTGCAGTGCCCCTCCATACGCGCCTGTCCCACCTGTGGCCTGCTGATCGAGCATAAAAAGGAAGGCTGCAAGAACATAATCTGCATAAGGTGTAAGAAGGAGTTCTGCTTCATCTGTCTGAAGCTCACCCCTGAGTGTCAGCGGACCTGCAGATACAGCAGACTCTGCTCTGATGGTGTCGCCCCCAGGCAGACATCAATGCCTACCTGGAAAAGAAATTAGATATATTCCCAATTAACTCCCTTCCCCCTACAGACAAATCATGCACTCCTGCTTCATATTAGTTCTGTAGCATATAACTTACagtcagaggtggagatttcagtactctgtgactgtgactctttatactcaactgggtggttaaaacaaaatctttggatttgtactctctggaccagaaatctccacctctgcttacAGTTGAATCTACTTCTGTCTATTTTCTCTATCTGTAAATGATTGATTTGATTGGTAAAGCATTTTTACTCATTAGGAGAAAGAAATTTctatacatacacaaacacacagagctctgaaaaaaattgagaccacagcaaaatgttcactcatttctcagtgtatgggtgtgtaa contains the following coding sequences:
- the LOC111856487 gene encoding potential E3 ubiquitin-protein ligase ariadne-2-like; translated protein: MYRKIAARSNEMQQRPEKRYDRRNGTFKFVNRRDDITLDDDPATLRAEMSCGHAVSPESLTAWCQSLLDQGQYKFTCPALKDGSNQTCGKEWPYVEVRKMALLTDSEQRHFEETMAALAAANFHEYKSCPGCQSSVERKDLTNLSVRCTVCTVVMGGTYEFCWQCLKQWKGPAPRSDCCKNEGCTNRDLYLLQTCSIAVLLGVQCPSIRACPTCGLLIEHKKEGCKNIICIRCKKEFCFICLKLTPECQRTCRYSRLCSDGVAPRQTSMPTWKRN